Proteins from one Tsuneonella aeria genomic window:
- a CDS encoding succinate dehydrogenase assembly factor 2 has protein sequence MASAPPPADRLAARLARARFRAWHRGTREADYMIGGFYDRYGESWDEAGLAWFEALLEEDDVDVMAWALGVEQPPDHLAGEQMVLMRKLDYVAIG, from the coding sequence ATGGCCAGCGCCCCTCCCCCTGCAGACCGTCTCGCCGCACGTCTCGCCCGCGCGCGTTTCCGCGCCTGGCACCGCGGCACGCGCGAGGCTGATTACATGATCGGCGGCTTCTACGATCGCTATGGCGAGAGCTGGGACGAGGCGGGTCTCGCTTGGTTCGAAGCCTTGCTCGAAGAAGACGATGTGGACGTGATGGCCTGGGCACTCGGCGTCGAGCAGCCGCCAGATCATCTCGCCGGGGAGCAGATGGTCCTGATGCGGAAACTTGATTACGTCGCCATCGGATGA
- a CDS encoding hemerythrin domain-containing protein, whose translation MATREFTDAIMLLKNDHREVEDLFTKFEKAGDSGRKWQIAQQICNELKIHSLLEEEIFYPATKDVVEEDLYKEAHVEHDGASVLINDIMESGGEGEFFEAKVKVLQEQIEHHVKEEEQPKEGYFAQVRDSDVDVVSMLDQMIARKEELKAQAEAGGLPPAELTAVDADAS comes from the coding sequence ATGGCCACCAGGGAATTCACCGACGCGATCATGCTGCTCAAGAACGACCACCGCGAGGTCGAGGACCTGTTCACGAAGTTCGAAAAGGCCGGCGACTCGGGCCGGAAGTGGCAGATTGCCCAGCAGATTTGCAACGAGCTCAAGATCCACTCGCTGCTGGAAGAAGAAATCTTCTACCCGGCGACCAAGGACGTGGTGGAAGAAGACCTCTACAAGGAAGCCCATGTCGAGCATGACGGGGCGAGCGTGCTGATCAACGACATCATGGAATCCGGGGGCGAAGGGGAATTCTTCGAAGCCAAGGTGAAAGTCCTGCAGGAGCAGATCGAGCACCACGTGAAAGAAGAGGAACAGCCCAAGGAAGGCTATTTCGCCCAGGTGCGCGACAGCGACGTGGATGTCGTGTCGATGCTCGACCAGATGATCGCGCGCAAGGAAGAGCTGAAGGCGCAGGCCGAGGCTGGCGGTCTGCCGCCCGCCGAGCTGACCGCGGTGGACGCGGACGCCAGCTGA